In Eubalaena glacialis isolate mEubGla1 chromosome 4, mEubGla1.1.hap2.+ XY, whole genome shotgun sequence, one DNA window encodes the following:
- the SOWAHA gene encoding ankyrin repeat domain-containing protein SOWAHA → MALAAAAAAAAAGVSQAAVLGFLQENGGKVRNSELLSRFKPLLDAGDPRGRAARRDRFKQFVNDVAVVKELDGVKFVVLRKKPRPREGPEPLPSCFPSTPGSSAPPSKITSVSQGETAASGAPSLASAQRAVEPPEDPAPPSEPQDTPGAPASEPTQLTKGLLLVPARQSGMPSDPQITAFELAQPSEGLSADVAPPSMAPSEAALPHAEPPDPEPAPGLSKGPPPPPPRALPQKPCMLPVRCVPGPAALRIRAEEQGLRRQLSEEPSPRSSPLLLRRLSVEESGLGLSLGPGRSPHLRRLSRTGPRLLSPDTEEVPAAPPPSAVPLEPAEHEWLVRAAGGRWTHQLHGLLLRDLGLAAKRDFMSGFTALHWAAKSGDLEMVQQLVDIARRGGARVDVNARSHGGYTPLHLAALHGHEDAAVLLVVRLGAQVHVRDHSGRRAYQYLPSGASYALRRLLGDPGLRSSTEPDATGGGSGSLAARRPVQVAATILSSTTSAFLGVLADDLMLQDLARGMRKSGSLSKFLGASPMAPRKKTKTRSSLQVFSEISRRPTPGPLAGLVPSLPPAT, encoded by the coding sequence ATGGCGCTGGCCGCGGCCGCAGCCGCTGCGGCCGCCGGCGTGAGCCAGGCGGCAGTGCTGGGCTTTCTGCAGGAGAACGGCGGAAAGGTGCGCAACTCTGAGCTGCTGAGCCGCTTCAAGCCGCTGCTGGATGCCGGCGACCCACGCGGCCGCGCCGCCCGCAGGGACCGTTTCAAGCAGTTTGTCAACGACGTGGCTGTGGTGAAGGAGCTCGACGGCGTCAAATTTGTGGTGCTGAGGAAGAAGCCGCGGCCCCGGGAGGGACCAGAgccccttccctcctgcttcCCGAGCACCCCGGGGTCATCAGCCCCGCCGTCGAAGATCACCTCCGTCTCACAGGGGGAAACCGCTGCTTCGGGGGCTCCATCCTTGGCCTCGGCGCAGAGGGCGGTAGAACCACCTGAGGACCCGGCTCCGCCATCAGAGCCACAGGACACCCCCGGGGCTCCGGCCTCTGAGCCCACTCAGCTGACTAAGGGGCTGCTGTTAGTCCCAGCCCGGCAGTCAGGGATGCCCTCGGACCCCCAGATTACAGCCTTTGAGCTGGCCCAGCCCTCCGAGGGACTCTCTGCAGACGTGGCCCCACCGTCCATGGCACCGTCGGAGGCAGCTTTGCCCCATGCAGAACCGCCAGACCCGGAACCTGCGCCTGGGCTTTCAAAAGGGCCGCCACCACCCCCTCCGCGCGCGCTGCCGCAAAAGCCCTGCATGCTGCCGGTGCGCTGCGTCCCGGGCCCCGCGGCGCTCCGGATCCGGGCGGAGGAGCAGGGCCTGCGTCGGCAGCTGTCGGAGGAGCCCAGCCCACGGAGCTCCCCTCTGCTGCTGCGGCGGCTCTCAGTAGAGGAGTCCGGCCTGGGCCTCAGCCTGGGCCCCGGCCGCTCCCCGCACCTGAGGCGCCTGTCGCGCACCGGCCCTCGCCTGCTGAGCCCCGACACCGAGGAGGTGCCCGCCGCACCGCCGCCGTCCGCCGTACCCCTGGAGCCGGCCGAACACGAGTGGCTAGTGCGGGCTGCCGGGGGCCGTTGGACCCACCAGCTGCACGGGCTGCTGCTGCGCGACCTCGGCCTGGCGGCCAAACGCGACTTCATGTCTGGTTTCACGGCCCTGCATTGGGCCGCCAAGAGTGGCGACCTCGAGATGGTGCAGCAGCTGGTGGATATCGCGCGGCGTGGAGGCGCGCGGGTCGACGTGAACGCGCGCTCACACGGTGGCTACACGCCGCTGCACCTGGCGGCTCTGCATGGCCACGAGGATGcagcggtgctgctggtggtccGATTAGGTGCGCAGGTGCACGTGCGTGACCACAGCGGGAGGCGCGCTTACCAGTACCTGCCGTCCGGCGCCTCGTACGCTCTGCGCCGCCTACTTGGCGACCCCGGCCTGCGAAGCTCTACCGAGCCCGATGCGAccggtggtggtagtggcagtttGGCGGCCCGGCGCCCGGTGCAGGTGGCCGCCACCATCCTCAGTTCCACCACCAGCGCGTTTCTGGGCGTCCTGGCCGACGACCTGATGCTCCAGGATCTGGCTCGAGGCATGAGGAAGTCGGGCTCCTTAAGCAAATTCTTGGGTGCCTCGCCCATGGCTCCTcgcaaaaagacaaaaacccgCAGTAGTCTGCAGGTCTTCTCAGAAATCTCCCGTCGACCCACTCCGGGGCCCTTGGCTGGTCTAGTGCCCAGCCTACCCCCAGCAACCTGA